From the Bacillus sp. FJAT-22090 genome, the window ACACTACCATCTCGGCAAGTAATTCGCACCCTTTTTCCATAATATCTACAACAAAGATTGAAAACATCAGAATTGTTCATTTTTCTCCTCCTCTCATAACAAAATTTACATACAAGTATGTTCTATAATTTATGCCATTGATAATTTTACATAATAGACAAGTGTCTATAGAAAGAAGAGAGATCGCTTAGTAATTTCATGTTCTATAAAACAATAAGGGAACTCAAAACATATGATATAAGACAAATAAATAAAAAGGATGAGATACGATACATGCCGGTTATTCAAACACAGAATTGGCTTAATAAATTTGTGGATGTATGTGAGGAGCGGTCTGGAAAAGGTTCATCATACATCCAACAAGAGATAATTTGTAATCCTATCATGAAATTACTTCCTAAAATAAATCCGGAAGTATGGCAATATGAACTCTTAAGACATGGATTGTTTGAGCCCAATGAATGGATGAACATTGAAAACACAGTAAAAGAATTGGAAGCACAGAACGTATGGGAAATTGTAAAGCAAGAATATCAATTTCTAAAAAAATTATGGAATGGTCCAAAGGTTTCCATCTATATTTTTCCTATAAAAAGAGCAAGTCTGAAATCAGGAGAACAAATACCTAAAAAAAATGGAGTAGCATATAAAGGATTATTGTTTTTATTTATGTCTACCAAACTTTCCAAAGAAGAAATAAAAGCATTATTTGCGCATGAGTATAACCATGCTTGTAGACTAAACTTTTTAGATTTGACTCCTGATAAAATTCCTTTGAAGGATTCTCTGATCATTGAGGGATTAGGGGAGTATGCAGTTAAAGATCTATATGGTGAGCAGTGGCTAGCTCCTTGGACTAATCTGTATTCACCTGAAGAGGTTATGGATTTATGGAAAAGCCAGTTTGTACCTTCGTTAAATGTTAGAGGGCTAAAAAATCATCAGCTTTTCTTATACGGTAAA encodes:
- a CDS encoding DUF2268 domain-containing protein, whose product is MPVIQTQNWLNKFVDVCEERSGKGSSYIQQEIICNPIMKLLPKINPEVWQYELLRHGLFEPNEWMNIENTVKELEAQNVWEIVKQEYQFLKKLWNGPKVSIYIFPIKRASLKSGEQIPKKNGVAYKGLLFLFMSTKLSKEEIKALFAHEYNHACRLNFLDLTPDKIPLKDSLIIEGLGEYAVKDLYGEQWLAPWTNLYSPEEVMDLWKSQFVPSLNVRGLKNHQLFLYGKARSRFPKWIGYYLGYQIVDTFQKMQGPFQKNELYTKSSKEIIAGSKFPI